A portion of the Candidatus Neomarinimicrobiota bacterium genome contains these proteins:
- a CDS encoding rhodanese-like domain-containing protein has product MKLDWRLVLVLVLALGLMVSCESTEEEDEDTAFQVLSQYMLDNDMDVTDVINGWITTASAISGNEANYFIVDIRSQAKYDEGHIPTAVYSDYGDILTTVEAQNTSDLPVLVACFSGQSAAHAVVALRLSGYTDAKTLKWGMSGWAAQFDSWSGKVDSIAKDNANWAMDAPPALLSGNDDPVINTDLTDGAAILAERVDAILDGFKGTPAATILGAPDNYQINNRWEQEHWDHYGHIAGAYRTEPGSVSIANDGLDVLDPSQTIATYCWTGQTSSMMTAWLTALGYDATSLKFGANSMIYHTLESHKWSALAADFPME; this is encoded by the coding sequence ATGAAACTTGATTGGAGACTAGTTTTAGTTTTAGTGTTGGCACTGGGGCTAATGGTAAGTTGTGAAAGTACAGAGGAAGAAGATGAAGATACAGCATTCCAGGTATTATCACAGTACATGCTTGATAACGACATGGATGTTACCGATGTGATCAATGGTTGGATAACCACTGCTTCGGCTATATCCGGCAATGAAGCCAATTACTTTATTGTTGATATCAGATCACAAGCAAAGTATGACGAAGGACATATCCCCACAGCCGTTTATTCTGACTATGGTGATATTCTAACAACTGTTGAAGCTCAGAATACAAGTGATCTTCCAGTTCTGGTAGCATGCTTCTCAGGACAATCAGCAGCTCACGCTGTGGTAGCCTTGCGTCTGAGTGGTTATACTGATGCTAAAACTCTCAAGTGGGGCATGAGTGGCTGGGCTGCTCAGTTTGACTCATGGTCAGGTAAAGTAGATAGTATCGCCAAAGACAATGCAAACTGGGCAATGGATGCTCCCCCTGCTCTGCTCTCCGGCAATGATGATCCGGTTATTAACACCGATCTGACTGACGGTGCTGCAATTCTGGCCGAACGTGTTGACGCTATTTTGGACGGTTTTAAAGGAACTCCTGCTGCAACGATCCTTGGCGCACCTGACAACTATCAGATCAACAACCGTTGGGAACAGGAACACTGGGATCATTATGGTCACATAGCTGGAGCTTACCGGACAGAACCAGGTAGCGTTTCCATTGCCAATGACGGCCTGGATGTTCTTGACCCTTCACAAACCATTGCAACCTATTGCTGGACCGGTCAGACATCTTCAATGATGACAGCCTGGTTAACTGCTCTGGGCTATGATGCAACCAGCCTTAAGTTTGGTGCTAACAGTATGATCTATCATACTCTTGAATCTCATAAGTGGTCTGCATTGGCTGCTGACTTCCCAATGGAATAA
- a CDS encoding cytochrome b/b6 domain-containing protein produces MNHKSTQTLRHSLLKNLLLCLLLGFSITLLADEENCMSCHQYKLFGRMDASGEFHNFFIDEAAFQNSVHARLTCTACHSDVTNIPHDPTPKTVDCAQSCHIEDPFSGTPFSHAPVVEKLEASAHGMRNDESDEFKPSCKSCHINPQQISTEGLIFSEISSNCSKCHQPEGLTYAIKHMEFHGNSHEFWTQERKMTVCANCHTDSTLVGGIFQDNMVASFMDTYHGVGFTFGDDRLPVCSDCHDYHSVFPQSDVRSTVHPLQVGETCGGVGCHEGASDSFVTGSMHFRYTGWKSEVLFWVKNVYILLIVGVIGFMLLHNFLDFLKTRRVLKEHPMPPSSEQRFFLRLNKAERISHIIVFVSFTGLAITGALLWIPPLNDVAWVPDWLFLGALRQWIHRIFAIALTAVSIYHIGYAIFTRRGRKLLMAMIPKPVDAVNIVHNIGYLLNIKKDPPKMPYFNYAEKMEYLAFAWGTLVMTATGVILWLEHLGPKFWVDVARLVHSLEAILAVLAIIVWHFYLVHWRPGKFPMSRAWATGYISEHEVEEEHGLDADEFTEEYHA; encoded by the coding sequence ATGAATCATAAATCCACCCAAACACTCAGACACTCACTGTTGAAGAACCTGCTCCTCTGTTTGCTTTTAGGCTTTTCCATAACCCTTCTAGCAGATGAAGAGAACTGCATGAGTTGCCATCAGTACAAACTTTTTGGTCGTATGGATGCCTCTGGTGAATTTCATAATTTTTTTATTGATGAGGCAGCTTTCCAAAATTCTGTACATGCTCGTTTGACCTGTACTGCCTGTCACTCTGATGTGACCAATATTCCCCATGATCCTACTCCGAAAACAGTGGATTGCGCCCAATCCTGCCACATTGAAGATCCCTTTAGCGGAACCCCTTTTAGTCATGCTCCTGTGGTCGAGAAGCTGGAAGCCTCAGCTCATGGCATGCGAAATGATGAATCTGATGAATTCAAACCGAGTTGTAAAAGTTGCCATATCAATCCCCAGCAGATATCAACTGAGGGACTCATCTTTTCTGAGATCAGCAGCAATTGCTCAAAATGTCATCAACCCGAGGGCTTGACCTACGCCATCAAACACATGGAATTCCATGGTAATTCACACGAATTCTGGACCCAGGAACGCAAAATGACGGTCTGCGCCAATTGTCATACTGATTCAACTCTGGTAGGAGGTATTTTTCAGGACAATATGGTAGCCTCATTCATGGATACTTACCACGGAGTCGGTTTTACCTTTGGTGATGATCGTTTACCAGTATGCTCGGATTGTCACGATTATCATTCCGTTTTCCCTCAGTCAGATGTGCGATCCACTGTCCATCCTCTGCAAGTGGGTGAGACCTGTGGCGGTGTCGGTTGCCATGAGGGTGCCAGTGATTCTTTTGTAACAGGTTCCATGCACTTCCGCTATACTGGCTGGAAGTCTGAAGTCTTATTCTGGGTTAAGAATGTCTATATCCTGTTGATCGTTGGCGTGATAGGATTTATGCTGCTCCATAATTTCCTGGATTTTCTGAAGACCCGGAGGGTGCTCAAAGAACATCCCATGCCGCCTTCATCAGAACAACGCTTCTTCCTACGGCTGAATAAAGCTGAGCGAATCTCACATATCATTGTATTTGTCTCATTCACTGGACTGGCAATCACCGGAGCCCTACTCTGGATACCACCGCTGAATGATGTGGCCTGGGTGCCGGATTGGCTGTTTCTGGGAGCTCTCAGACAATGGATTCACCGCATTTTTGCCATCGCTCTGACTGCTGTTAGTATCTATCACATTGGCTATGCCATTTTCACCAGACGGGGTCGTAAACTCTTAATGGCCATGATTCCCAAGCCAGTTGATGCGGTTAACATCGTACATAATATTGGCTACTTGTTGAATATTAAAAAAGACCCGCCAAAAATGCCTTATTTCAATTACGCTGAAAAAATGGAATATCTGGCATTTGCCTGGGGTACTCTGGTGATGACAGCTACTGGTGTGATCCTCTGGTTGGAACATCTCGGACCCAAATTTTGGGTGGATGTTGCCAGACTGGTTCATTCTCTGGAGGCTATTCTGGCCGTTCTGGCGATCATTGTCTGGCACTTTTATCTGGTCCACTGGCGACCTGGGAAATTCCCCATGAGTCGAGCCTGGGCCACGGGATATATCTCTGAACATGAAGTTGAAGAAGAACATGGGCTTGATGCAGACGAGTTCACGGAGGAATATCATGCGTAG